In Sandaracinaceae bacterium, the following proteins share a genomic window:
- a CDS encoding alpha/beta hydrolase gives MTSSFPPPKERVPQPHTNKARDPFERHPAWGVRTTALVRTLKRAARTVTDHRSPIQTRLALENLSRLAPPTWGVSQRAGSLGGVPARWFTPRGVHAEGPIIMHIHGGGFALCSTHVHGMLISELARAVGARAVGIDYRLAPEHPFPLPIEDCYSAYLALLDTGIDPSRIILSGDSAGGNLALATLQRVRAAGQPLPRLVLLLSPWVDLECRGDSVQFNDPYDYLSRDLLELFAAYYLQGADPRDPQASPVHADLSGLPPMLVHAGGGETLLSEIRTLVRRAQRQGVHVTLQEWEGMCHAFHGFSMFIPEAERAFHEIGAWVAAQQVYPRVSLLRRSVPGLNRLLATG, from the coding sequence GTGACGAGTTCCTTTCCCCCCCCGAAGGAGCGCGTTCCGCAGCCTCACACCAACAAGGCTCGGGATCCGTTCGAGCGACACCCCGCGTGGGGCGTCCGCACGACCGCCCTGGTCCGCACGCTGAAGCGCGCTGCGCGCACTGTCACCGATCACCGCTCGCCCATCCAGACGCGGCTGGCGCTCGAGAACCTCTCGCGCCTCGCGCCTCCGACCTGGGGAGTGTCTCAGCGCGCCGGCTCCCTCGGTGGTGTGCCCGCGCGTTGGTTCACCCCGCGCGGCGTCCACGCGGAGGGGCCCATCATCATGCACATCCATGGGGGGGGCTTCGCGCTGTGCTCCACGCACGTGCACGGCATGCTCATCTCCGAGCTGGCCCGGGCTGTCGGAGCTCGCGCGGTCGGCATCGACTATCGCTTGGCACCGGAGCACCCCTTTCCGTTGCCCATCGAGGACTGCTACTCCGCGTACCTCGCACTCCTCGACACGGGGATCGATCCCTCGCGCATCATCCTCTCCGGTGACTCCGCGGGCGGGAACCTCGCGCTCGCCACCCTGCAGCGCGTGCGCGCGGCCGGGCAGCCGCTCCCGCGCCTGGTGCTGCTGCTCTCGCCGTGGGTGGACCTCGAGTGCCGCGGCGACAGCGTGCAGTTCAACGACCCGTACGACTACCTCTCGCGCGACCTGCTCGAGCTCTTCGCGGCGTACTATCTGCAGGGGGCAGATCCACGTGACCCCCAGGCTTCTCCCGTGCACGCCGACTTGTCGGGGCTCCCGCCGATGCTCGTGCACGCGGGCGGGGGCGAGACGCTGCTGTCGGAGATCCGCACTCTGGTGCGCCGCGCTCAGCGCCAGGGCGTCCACGTGACGCTCCAGGAGTGGGAGGGCATGTGCCATGCGTTCCACGGCTTCAGCATGTTCATCCCCGAGGCCGAGCGAGCGTTCCACGAGATTGGCGCTTGGGTCGCGGCCCAACAAGTCTACCCGCGCGTCAGCCTGCTACGGCGCAGCGTGCCTGGGCTGAATCGGCTGCTCGCCACGGGCTGA
- a CDS encoding RidA family protein has translation MSLKAISTPGAPAAIGPYSQAIAANGFLFCSGQLPMDPTTGELIVDDIAAATRRVMDNIVAILHAAGTDLSRAVKATVYCTDLAEYATINSVYATYFDGLVPPARVAVQVAALPKGAKVEIELVALLP, from the coding sequence ATGTCGCTCAAAGCCATCAGCACGCCCGGGGCCCCCGCCGCCATCGGGCCCTACTCGCAGGCCATCGCCGCCAACGGCTTCCTCTTCTGCTCCGGCCAGCTCCCGATGGACCCCACCACCGGCGAGCTGATCGTCGATGACATCGCTGCCGCCACGCGACGCGTGATGGACAACATCGTCGCCATCCTCCATGCCGCCGGCACGGACCTCTCGCGCGCCGTGAAGGCCACCGTCTACTGCACGGACCTCGCTGAATACGCCACCATCAACAGCGTCTACGCGACCTACTTCGACGGCCTCGTGCCTCCCGCGCGCGTCGCCGTCCAGGTCGCCGCGCTGCCCAAGGGAGCCAAAGTCGAGATCGAGCTGGTCGCGCTTCTGCCGTGA
- the xth gene encoding exodeoxyribonuclease III: protein MKLATWNINSVKARGDRLVAWLTEHRPDVLCLQELKGLEDTFPSVEVAALGYHIALNAQKTYNGVAILSLDPMSDVRLGLDDPTFDEQARVISARIRGATVMCAYFPNGGALDSDKYPYKLAWMARLREVLDARFDPEKDALALCGDFNVAPFDDDMARPEEWHGGVLANPDVRAALRHIADFGFTDVVRGFHPDGGVYSWWDYRGLGFERGNGLRIDHVYCTPRLATACVGAIVDRVERAADETKSGPSDHAPVMVEFDA from the coding sequence ATGAAGCTCGCGACCTGGAACATCAACTCGGTCAAGGCGCGCGGAGACCGCCTGGTCGCGTGGCTCACGGAGCACCGCCCCGACGTGCTGTGCCTGCAGGAGCTCAAGGGGCTCGAGGACACCTTCCCGAGCGTCGAGGTGGCGGCGCTGGGCTATCACATCGCGCTCAACGCACAGAAGACCTACAACGGGGTGGCGATCCTCTCGCTGGACCCGATGAGCGACGTGCGACTCGGCTTGGACGACCCGACCTTCGACGAGCAGGCGCGGGTCATCTCGGCGCGCATCCGCGGCGCGACGGTCATGTGTGCGTACTTCCCCAACGGCGGGGCTCTGGACTCGGACAAGTACCCCTACAAGCTCGCTTGGATGGCGCGCCTGCGCGAGGTGCTGGACGCGCGCTTCGACCCCGAGAAGGACGCGCTCGCCCTGTGTGGTGACTTCAACGTGGCGCCCTTCGACGACGACATGGCGCGGCCGGAGGAGTGGCACGGGGGGGTGTTGGCCAACCCCGACGTGCGCGCTGCGCTGCGGCACATCGCCGACTTCGGCTTCACGGACGTGGTGCGCGGGTTCCATCCAGATGGCGGTGTGTACTCGTGGTGGGACTACCGCGGGTTGGGCTTCGAGCGTGGCAACGGGCTGCGCATCGACCACGTGTACTGCACGCCTCGCTTGGCCACGGCCTGCGTCGGCGCCATCGTGGACAGGGTCGAGCGCGCGGCGGACGAGACCAAGAGCGGCCCCTCGGATCACGCACCCGTGATGGTGGAATTCGACGCGTGA